One part of the Streptomyces sp. NBC_00286 genome encodes these proteins:
- a CDS encoding dipeptide/oligopeptide/nickel ABC transporter permease/ATP-binding protein — protein MPLSRKRMTEALSRPGIRLRGFRRLPVMSRVAVVVIGIVVLTALLAPLIAPHDPLDQATMIDNGNGEGAPSGEHWMGQDSLGRDILSRLMYGARWSLAIGLGATGLALVVGAVLGAIAATSRKAVDETVMRCLDVIMAFPGIALAAVLIAVFGGSIPVLIGAIAFLYTPPIARVVRANVMDQYGEDYVTAERVIGARTSHIVLKHVAINCAAPVLVFCTVQVAEAIVFEASLSFIGAGVRPPDPSWGSVIADGKNMVLTGGWWATVFPGLLMLITVLALNILSEGVSDAWAAPTARDVEAARTSVEKDRLEAPEPGSGKVLELPGLTEAAQRLRARARPLREGQPVLAVENLAIGFDARHGGVDIVDGISFDVQPGEVLGLVGESGCGKSLTALAVMGLEPKGARVRGHVRFNQRQLVGEPMRVRRKLLGHDMAMIYQDALSSLNPAMTIRAQLKQVIRRGGKRTGAELLELVGLDPERTLRSYPHELSGGQRQRVLIAMALSRQPKLIVADEPTTALDVTVQAQIIELLLRLREELDFALILVSHDLALVADVTDRVVVMYGGQIVESGVTADLVESPAHHYTRGLLGSVLSLEGAAERMTQIKGVVPSPADFPAGCRFADRCPMATEVCRTTAPRLVGPHRHHEVACHHPAIALPASTGTATSTTEPTGSTTESEAVN, from the coding sequence ATGCCGCTGTCTCGAAAGCGGATGACCGAGGCCCTCTCCCGGCCCGGCATCCGGCTGAGGGGATTCAGGCGCCTCCCCGTGATGTCGCGGGTCGCGGTCGTCGTCATCGGGATCGTCGTCCTGACGGCCCTGCTGGCCCCGCTGATCGCCCCGCACGACCCGCTCGACCAGGCCACCATGATCGACAACGGGAACGGCGAGGGCGCGCCCTCCGGCGAGCACTGGATGGGCCAGGACAGCCTGGGCCGCGACATCCTCAGCAGGCTGATGTACGGGGCCCGTTGGTCCCTCGCGATCGGTCTCGGCGCGACCGGGCTCGCGCTCGTCGTGGGCGCGGTCCTCGGCGCGATCGCGGCGACCTCGCGCAAGGCGGTCGACGAGACGGTGATGCGCTGTCTGGACGTCATCATGGCGTTCCCGGGCATCGCGCTCGCGGCCGTACTCATCGCGGTGTTCGGCGGCAGCATCCCGGTCCTCATCGGGGCGATCGCGTTCCTCTACACACCGCCCATCGCACGGGTCGTACGGGCCAATGTGATGGACCAGTACGGCGAGGACTACGTGACCGCGGAACGCGTCATAGGAGCGCGCACCTCGCACATCGTGCTGAAGCACGTCGCCATCAACTGCGCCGCCCCCGTGCTGGTGTTCTGCACCGTGCAGGTCGCCGAGGCCATCGTCTTCGAGGCGTCGCTGTCGTTCATCGGCGCAGGCGTACGACCCCCGGACCCGTCCTGGGGAAGCGTCATCGCGGACGGCAAGAACATGGTGCTGACCGGCGGCTGGTGGGCGACCGTGTTCCCCGGGCTGCTGATGCTGATCACGGTGCTGGCGCTGAACATCCTGTCGGAAGGGGTGTCGGACGCGTGGGCGGCGCCCACCGCGCGGGACGTCGAGGCAGCGCGTACGTCGGTGGAGAAGGACCGCCTCGAGGCCCCCGAGCCCGGCAGCGGAAAGGTCCTCGAACTGCCAGGCCTCACGGAAGCGGCCCAGCGGCTACGTGCCCGGGCCCGGCCCCTGCGCGAGGGGCAGCCGGTGCTCGCCGTCGAGAACCTGGCCATCGGTTTCGATGCCCGCCACGGGGGTGTGGACATCGTCGACGGCATCAGTTTCGACGTACAGCCCGGTGAAGTCCTCGGCCTGGTCGGCGAGTCGGGCTGCGGCAAGTCGCTGACCGCGCTCGCGGTGATGGGCCTTGAGCCGAAGGGGGCCCGAGTACGCGGCCATGTGCGCTTCAACCAGCGGCAGTTGGTCGGCGAGCCGATGCGCGTACGCCGCAAACTCCTCGGCCACGACATGGCGATGATCTACCAGGACGCCCTGTCGTCCCTGAACCCCGCGATGACGATCCGCGCCCAGCTCAAGCAGGTGATACGACGCGGCGGCAAGCGCACGGGCGCCGAACTCCTCGAACTCGTCGGCCTAGACCCGGAACGCACCCTGCGCAGCTACCCCCACGAACTGTCCGGCGGCCAGCGCCAACGCGTCCTCATCGCCATGGCCCTCTCCCGCCAGCCAAAGCTGATCGTCGCCGACGAGCCGACCACGGCCCTCGACGTCACGGTCCAGGCGCAGATCATCGAGCTGCTGCTACGGCTGCGCGAGGAACTGGACTTCGCGCTGATCCTCGTCTCCCACGACCTGGCGCTGGTCGCGGACGTGACGGATCGAGTCGTGGTGATGTACGGCGGCCAGATCGTGGAGTCGGGGGTGACGGCGGACCTGGTGGAGTCGCCCGCCCACCACTACACGCGCGGGCTGCTCGGCAGCGTCCTCTCCCTGGAGGGCGCGGCGGAACGGATGACGCAGATCAAGGGCGTCGTCCCCTCCCCCGCCGACTTCCCGGCGGGCTGCCGGTTCGCCGACCGCTGCCCGATGGCGACGGAGGTGTGCCGTACGACGGCGCCCCGGCTGGTGGGCCCGCACCGGCACCACGAGGTCGCCTGCCACCATCCGGCCATTGCCCTGCCCGCGAGCACGGGCACGGCCACGAGCACGACCGAGCCGACGGGAAGCACGACGGAAAGCGAGGCCGTGAATTGA
- a CDS encoding ABC transporter permease, which translates to MVAIVRILARRIALLVPLVLGIVLFVFLVMRFSDSDPASAYFQGANPTEEQLHEFRERNGLLDPLPVRYVAFVADLARGDMGVSALTRAPVVEQVTTALPLTMQLTFMGLGIAVVLSLLGGVTAAIYRDRLPDQLIRVVSLTGVAAPGFWLALLMIQYLAVDFGWFPTSGYVNPADSFSGWLKTMTLPAFALSLPVAAKLTRIVRTAVVEELDKDYVRTAVGSGLPPVVVVGRNVLRNALINPMTVLGLQVGYLLGGAVVIETIFSLPGMGKLMIDAVKNGDPAVVQGVVLTTAFGFVIVNLVIDILYLLVNPRLRGAEA; encoded by the coding sequence GTGGTCGCGATCGTCAGGATTCTGGCCCGCCGTATTGCGCTGCTCGTTCCGCTCGTACTCGGCATCGTGCTGTTCGTGTTTCTCGTGATGCGGTTCTCGGACAGTGATCCGGCGTCCGCGTACTTCCAGGGGGCCAACCCCACCGAGGAGCAGTTGCACGAGTTCCGGGAGCGGAACGGGCTGCTCGATCCGCTTCCGGTGCGATACGTCGCCTTCGTCGCGGACCTGGCTCGAGGGGACATGGGCGTCAGTGCGCTGACCAGGGCGCCGGTCGTCGAGCAGGTCACCACCGCGCTGCCGCTGACCATGCAGCTGACGTTCATGGGGCTCGGTATCGCGGTGGTGCTGTCCCTGCTCGGCGGGGTCACGGCCGCGATCTACCGGGACCGGCTGCCCGACCAGCTGATCCGCGTGGTCTCGCTGACCGGTGTCGCGGCGCCCGGCTTCTGGCTGGCGCTGCTGATGATCCAGTACCTGGCGGTGGACTTCGGCTGGTTCCCGACCAGCGGATACGTCAACCCGGCCGACTCGTTCAGCGGCTGGCTGAAGACGATGACGCTGCCGGCGTTCGCGCTGTCGCTGCCGGTCGCCGCGAAGCTCACCCGGATCGTACGGACCGCCGTGGTCGAGGAGCTGGACAAGGACTACGTACGCACGGCCGTCGGCAGCGGTCTGCCACCGGTGGTCGTGGTCGGCCGGAACGTGCTGCGCAACGCGCTGATCAACCCGATGACCGTGCTCGGACTCCAGGTCGGCTATCTGCTCGGCGGCGCGGTCGTCATCGAGACGATCTTCTCGCTGCCCGGGATGGGGAAGTTGATGATCGACGCCGTGAAGAACGGTGACCCGGCCGTCGTACAGGGCGTCGTCCTGACGACCGCCTTCGGCTTCGTGATCGTGAACCTCGTCATCGACATCCTCTATCTGCTGGTCAACCCGCGTCTGAGGGGTGCCGAAGCATGA
- a CDS encoding ABC transporter substrate-binding protein — translation MRDATHAPALHRRSFLKYSGALGAAAAISSTLSACSSGPESTNETGGGGEGANRTLTAVIGYGNDQSWDPLLTASAFSVAANHHIYEGLLDTDPISREPYAALATEIPADLQATTWRFTLREGAKWHDGQPVTADDVVFTYGRVLDPKTTTLAKSFFAPWLKEVKKVDEKTVDLVLRFPFPDGAQRLTLAKIMPKHVFSKAGALDEATAGKAVGSGPYRQTAHNPKSNTSFEAFADYNGPRKATFKKMNWLSIVDAAPRVAKISGSSAGAQISDNIPYANISQLEKGGLKVEGGAGMNHLFLLFNTAHKPFDDVRVRQALHYAIDTEKMIQAALRGHGKPAISFLNEGNPSYRKAKTVYTYDQDKARELLREAGVSGLTVNLMAVNVSWIVDCLPTIKASWDAIGVKTTLQPQETAALFTKLDQKQDFQVVAAASNPNQFGLDADLIMHYNYGPENTWMRYARWTDNSVAKDLFKRMDEATREPDAETKKQMTQEYIDIVAENAVIYPVVHNELMTAWNAKELTGIRPQPYPGINLLQAKWA, via the coding sequence GTGCGCGACGCGACCCACGCACCGGCGCTGCACCGCCGGTCGTTCCTGAAGTACTCCGGCGCGCTGGGCGCGGCCGCCGCGATCAGCTCGACGCTGTCCGCCTGCTCCTCGGGGCCGGAGTCCACGAACGAGACGGGCGGCGGGGGCGAGGGCGCCAACCGGACGCTCACGGCGGTGATCGGCTACGGCAACGACCAGAGCTGGGACCCGCTGCTCACGGCGTCGGCGTTCTCGGTGGCCGCCAACCACCACATCTACGAGGGGCTGCTGGACACCGATCCGATCAGCCGTGAGCCGTACGCGGCCCTCGCGACCGAGATCCCGGCCGATCTCCAGGCGACCACGTGGAGGTTCACGCTGCGGGAGGGCGCGAAGTGGCACGACGGGCAGCCCGTCACCGCCGACGACGTGGTCTTCACGTACGGGCGTGTGCTGGACCCCAAAACGACGACGCTCGCCAAGAGCTTCTTCGCGCCCTGGCTGAAGGAGGTGAAGAAGGTCGACGAGAAGACGGTGGATCTGGTGCTCAGGTTCCCGTTCCCCGACGGGGCGCAGCGGCTCACGCTCGCGAAGATCATGCCGAAGCATGTCTTCTCCAAGGCGGGTGCGCTGGACGAGGCGACGGCGGGGAAGGCGGTCGGTTCGGGGCCGTACCGGCAGACCGCGCACAATCCGAAGTCCAACACGTCGTTCGAGGCCTTCGCCGATTACAACGGGCCGCGAAAAGCCACGTTCAAGAAGATGAACTGGCTGTCGATCGTGGACGCCGCGCCGCGCGTCGCCAAGATCTCCGGTTCGAGTGCGGGCGCGCAGATCTCCGACAACATTCCGTACGCCAATATCTCCCAGCTGGAGAAAGGCGGCCTGAAGGTCGAGGGCGGGGCCGGAATGAACCACCTGTTCCTGCTCTTCAACACCGCTCACAAGCCGTTCGACGACGTACGGGTGCGCCAGGCGCTGCACTACGCGATCGACACGGAGAAGATGATCCAGGCCGCGCTGCGCGGTCACGGAAAGCCGGCGATCTCATTCCTCAACGAGGGCAATCCGAGCTATCGGAAGGCCAAGACGGTATACACGTACGACCAGGACAAGGCCCGGGAACTCCTGCGGGAGGCCGGAGTCAGCGGGCTGACGGTCAACCTCATGGCGGTCAACGTGAGTTGGATCGTCGACTGTCTGCCGACCATCAAGGCCTCGTGGGACGCCATCGGCGTCAAGACGACCCTCCAGCCGCAGGAAACCGCCGCGCTGTTCACCAAGCTCGACCAGAAGCAGGATTTCCAGGTCGTCGCCGCCGCCTCGAATCCGAACCAGTTCGGCCTCGACGCCGACCTGATCATGCATTACAACTACGGGCCCGAGAACACCTGGATGCGGTACGCCCGTTGGACGGACAACTCCGTGGCCAAGGACCTCTTCAAGCGCATGGACGAGGCCACGCGGGAACCCGACGCCGAGACGAAGAAGCAGATGACGCAGGAGTACATCGACATCGTCGCGGAGAACGCCGTGATCTATCCGGTGGTTCACAACGAGCTGATGACCGCCTGGAACGCGAAGGAATTGACGGGTATTCGACCACAGCCGTACCCGGGGATAAACCTGCTCCAGGCCAAGTGGGCGTAA
- a CDS encoding FadR/GntR family transcriptional regulator, translating to MSQEPMSQESVPQEPIPHAAGNASLNSLSRGQASAGPRRVSSQIQREVMQLILDRKLRAGAPLPTEAELMGALGVSRNSVREALKALQALDIVEIRHGYGTYVGQASLTPLVDGLTFRTLAAQQADDGGALALGDILQVREVLEEGLIRRVAGVLSDAELDRLEGVVTRMEEAGRAGLPFPELDREFHELMYASLGNALVPQLLGAFWTVYRRVAGVQGWTDDPTPDVTVRRHRDIVVALRARDIAGAQRAMAVHFRGIEARAAQESRGVG from the coding sequence ATGTCTCAGGAGCCGATGTCGCAGGAGTCCGTGCCGCAGGAGCCCATCCCCCACGCGGCCGGAAACGCCTCCCTGAACTCCCTCTCCCGGGGGCAGGCGTCCGCTGGTCCGCGGCGGGTCAGCAGCCAGATCCAGCGCGAGGTCATGCAACTGATCCTCGACCGCAAGCTCCGCGCCGGCGCACCCCTGCCCACCGAGGCCGAACTGATGGGCGCCCTCGGCGTCAGCCGCAACTCCGTCCGCGAGGCCCTCAAGGCGCTCCAGGCCCTCGACATCGTGGAGATCAGACACGGTTACGGGACGTATGTCGGCCAGGCGTCACTGACTCCCCTCGTCGACGGCCTGACCTTCCGCACGCTGGCAGCCCAGCAGGCCGACGACGGCGGAGCCTTGGCGCTCGGGGACATCCTCCAGGTCCGCGAAGTGCTGGAGGAAGGGCTGATACGACGGGTCGCGGGCGTGCTGTCGGACGCGGAGCTGGACCGGCTGGAGGGCGTGGTCACGCGGATGGAGGAGGCGGGGCGGGCGGGCCTTCCCTTCCCCGAACTCGACCGCGAATTTCATGAGTTGATGTACGCGTCCCTCGGTAACGCGCTTGTTCCCCAACTCCTCGGCGCCTTCTGGACCGTGTACCGGCGGGTCGCCGGAGTCCAGGGCTGGACGGACGATCCGACCCCCGACGTCACGGTGCGGCGACACCGGGACATAGTCGTCGCCCTCAGGGCGAGGGACATCGCGGGAGCGCAGCGGGCGATGGCGGTACATTTCCGGGGAATCGAGGCGCGTGCGGCGCAGGAGTCGAGAGGTGTTGGGTGA
- a CDS encoding protein-tyrosine phosphatase family protein yields the protein MSGFGDTARDGGWPDETAGVLRLPSGRLVRGRGLRHPLPSTAPTPTYAVYLLGKNSPQVSWETRWIRWPDFWLPKDRAYAREVLTEAWNRAASPDERVEVACGGGRGRTGTALACLAVLDGVPPEDAVDFVRRNYDRHAVETPWQRRYVRGFAEPSRVR from the coding sequence GTGAGCGGGTTCGGAGATACGGCTCGGGACGGAGGCTGGCCGGACGAGACGGCCGGCGTACTTCGATTGCCGTCAGGCCGGCTCGTACGGGGCCGGGGGCTCCGGCACCCGCTCCCGTCGACGGCGCCGACACCCACGTACGCCGTCTATCTGCTGGGCAAAAACTCACCCCAAGTCTCCTGGGAAACCCGCTGGATCCGCTGGCCGGACTTCTGGCTTCCGAAGGACCGCGCGTACGCCCGCGAGGTGCTGACGGAGGCGTGGAACCGGGCGGCGTCTCCGGACGAGCGGGTCGAGGTCGCCTGTGGGGGTGGCCGCGGACGTACGGGTACGGCCCTTGCCTGCCTGGCGGTCCTGGACGGTGTACCGCCTGAGGATGCGGTGGACTTCGTACGCCGGAACTACGACCGGCATGCGGTGGAGACGCCGTGGCAGCGACGGTATGTACGGGGTTTCGCGGAGCCGTCGCGGGTCAGGTGA
- a CDS encoding GNAT family N-acetyltransferase: MTKLRVEQVDVDSDTALQDWQHVHNVIVPPAAMSIEEARERAERYHLEVAYLGDVLVGCSTVRPPADDAPEVTVIARVLPTHRRQGFGEEIYARGLERAREFGAEVIETVVLASNEDGLRFAQKHGFVEVKRYVLPGDPVPWITLRLA, encoded by the coding sequence GTGACCAAGCTTCGTGTTGAGCAAGTAGACGTGGACAGCGACACCGCGCTTCAGGACTGGCAGCACGTTCACAACGTGATCGTTCCTCCGGCGGCGATGTCGATCGAAGAAGCGCGGGAGCGGGCCGAGCGGTATCACCTCGAGGTCGCGTATCTCGGAGACGTCCTCGTGGGGTGCTCGACCGTGCGGCCGCCCGCCGATGACGCGCCGGAGGTCACCGTCATCGCCCGCGTGCTGCCCACCCACCGGAGGCAGGGCTTCGGCGAGGAGATTTACGCGCGCGGGCTGGAGCGGGCGCGGGAGTTCGGCGCCGAGGTGATCGAGACGGTCGTTCTCGCGTCCAACGAGGACGGGTTGCGGTTCGCGCAGAAGCACGGGTTCGTCGAGGTCAAGCGGTACGTGCTGCCGGGCGACCCCGTTCCCTGGATCACCCTGCGCCTCGCCTGA
- a CDS encoding NUDIX hydrolase: protein MRRLLVRLWRALRPVQSRVMWLLNAKFVVGVTGVVRDDEGRVLLLRHRMWPPGRQWGLPSGFAHKGEDFRRTLVREIKEETNLDVEAGRLVLLNSGFRTRLEVAYEARLLGGELRIDPFEILEARWCRPDELPADLQPICHPLVRGETVP from the coding sequence GTGAGGCGACTCCTCGTCCGCCTTTGGCGCGCCCTGCGCCCGGTGCAAAGCCGCGTGATGTGGCTCCTGAACGCGAAGTTCGTGGTCGGCGTGACCGGTGTCGTGCGCGACGACGAAGGCCGCGTGCTGCTGCTACGGCACCGGATGTGGCCGCCGGGACGCCAGTGGGGCCTGCCGAGTGGCTTCGCGCACAAGGGCGAGGACTTCCGGCGCACCCTGGTCCGCGAAATCAAGGAGGAGACCAACCTCGACGTCGAGGCAGGCCGCCTCGTCCTCCTGAACAGCGGCTTCCGCACCCGCCTCGAAGTGGCCTACGAAGCCCGCCTGCTGGGCGGCGAACTACGCATCGACCCCTTCGAAATCCTGGAAGCCCGCTGGTGCCGCCCCGACGAACTCCCCGCCGACCTCCAGCCGATCTGCCATCCCCTCGTGCGGGGCGAGACCGTCCCCTGA
- a CDS encoding CGNR zinc finger domain-containing protein has product MTAPTDDWSTRHSVLTNARRTAALINVLAGNGTGTGTEDQPPPHPNAVVEVLREYGELDPIEITPADITRMRATAVLLREVFAAEHIDPAAAALNRLLLEHTGPLRLTSHGGSGPWHPHLDRDDDGPWEEWFLASSCLALTVLLWDRQRPPGGLCASPTCRNVYITQGPGPTRRYCSRRCATRERVAAHRRSQRDGQSLSPAPESGRRP; this is encoded by the coding sequence ATGACGGCCCCCACCGACGACTGGTCCACACGGCACTCCGTGCTGACCAACGCTCGCCGCACCGCGGCCCTGATCAACGTCCTCGCCGGCAACGGCACCGGTACGGGTACCGAAGACCAGCCCCCACCCCACCCCAACGCCGTAGTCGAAGTACTGCGCGAATACGGCGAGTTGGACCCCATCGAGATCACCCCCGCCGACATCACCCGCATGCGCGCAACCGCCGTCCTCCTCCGAGAGGTGTTCGCCGCCGAGCACATCGACCCCGCCGCCGCAGCCCTCAACCGCCTGCTGCTGGAACACACGGGCCCACTACGCCTCACCTCGCACGGCGGCAGCGGCCCCTGGCACCCCCATCTCGACCGCGACGACGACGGGCCCTGGGAAGAATGGTTCCTGGCCTCGTCCTGCCTGGCCCTGACCGTCCTCCTCTGGGACCGCCAACGCCCACCCGGCGGCCTCTGCGCCTCCCCCACCTGCCGGAACGTCTACATCACCCAGGGCCCCGGCCCGACCCGCCGCTACTGCTCCCGCCGCTGCGCAACCCGCGAACGCGTCGCAGCCCACCGCCGCAGCCAGCGGGACGGGCAGTCCCTCAGTCCCGCGCCGGAGAGCGGCCGGCGTCCCTGA
- a CDS encoding MFS transporter, producing MGKRYSKWSYLSGAAAARMGDEMSGPALLLAGFAVGGSVAEASSLLAGITVAAAVGGPVLGALLDRSARPGRLLARALALYGAGLAAILLSLGRLPFALTVLIAVFTGLLGPALSGGWTAQLPRVVPREQMPRANALDAMTFSLASLAGPALAGALAKLFGAPAAVVASVALIALALPVAWGLPVEGGSGRGRLAVGRGQVRGRLPVGRGPVRDRLPADDDLGCGRLPADHGPTRVRPAADHGPEQDRTTVSVAGDVAAGFRCITRTRPLARATLTSVISCAGLGMLITCTPSLGERAFGSAADGTTLLSCTAVSALAANAVLARRPHAISPDTIIWSSTLLLAAALLLAATGHPALVIAAAVVAGIGEGPQLVALFTIRHREAPERLRSQVFTTGASLKITAFAIGAAAAGSLATRSVSAALLTAAGVQLAAGLSYGAAKFSTRVRG from the coding sequence ATGGGGAAGCGTTACTCGAAGTGGTCGTATCTCTCCGGGGCGGCAGCGGCGCGGATGGGCGACGAGATGTCCGGCCCGGCGTTGCTGTTGGCTGGCTTCGCGGTCGGAGGTTCGGTTGCGGAGGCGTCGTCGCTGCTGGCGGGCATCACGGTGGCGGCGGCGGTCGGTGGGCCGGTGCTCGGTGCGCTTCTCGACAGGTCCGCGCGGCCGGGTCGGCTGCTGGCCCGGGCGCTTGCCCTCTACGGGGCGGGCTTGGCGGCGATCCTTCTGAGCCTCGGTCGTCTTCCGTTCGCTTTGACGGTCCTGATCGCCGTGTTCACCGGCCTGCTCGGGCCTGCTCTGTCGGGCGGCTGGACCGCCCAACTGCCCAGGGTCGTGCCCCGCGAGCAGATGCCACGCGCGAACGCACTCGACGCGATGACGTTCAGCCTGGCGAGTCTGGCCGGCCCGGCGCTCGCCGGAGCCCTGGCGAAGCTGTTCGGGGCACCGGCTGCTGTGGTGGCGTCCGTCGCGTTGATCGCGCTCGCGCTTCCTGTGGCGTGGGGGCTGCCTGTGGAGGGCGGTTCGGGGCGGGGGCGATTGGCTGTGGGGCGCGGTCAGGTGCGGGGTCGATTGCCTGTGGGGCGCGGTCCGGTGCGGGACCGACTGCCCGCGGACGACGATCTAGGGTGCGGCCGGTTGCCTGCGGATCATGGTCCGACGCGGGTTCGACCGGCCGCGGACCATGGTCCGGAGCAGGACCGGACGACGGTGTCCGTGGCCGGGGACGTGGCCGCCGGCTTTCGTTGCATCACCCGCACCCGGCCCCTGGCCCGGGCGACCCTCACCTCGGTCATCTCTTGTGCCGGTCTGGGCATGCTGATCACCTGCACCCCGTCCCTCGGCGAACGGGCCTTCGGTTCGGCCGCCGACGGCACGACGTTGCTGTCCTGCACCGCCGTCTCGGCCCTCGCCGCCAACGCCGTACTCGCCCGCCGTCCCCACGCGATCTCCCCGGACACGATCATCTGGTCCAGCACCCTGCTCCTGGCCGCCGCGCTCCTGCTGGCCGCGACCGGTCATCCGGCTCTGGTCATCGCGGCCGCCGTGGTGGCGGGCATCGGCGAAGGCCCCCAACTCGTCGCCCTGTTCACGATCCGGCACCGAGAGGCACCCGAACGCCTACGCAGCCAGGTCTTCACCACAGGCGCCAGCCTCAAGATCACCGCCTTCGCCATCGGCGCGGCGGCTGCCGGCTCGCTCGCGACGCGGTCGGTGTCTGCCGCGCTCCTGACGGCGGCCGGAGTGCAGCTTGCCGCGGGGCTGAGCTACGGGGCGGCTAAGTTCAGTACGCGAGTACGTGGTTGA
- a CDS encoding DUF397 domain-containing protein, which translates to MREYDLSTARWRKSTYSGGDGGESCVEVAYDFAGAASWRKSSYSGGAGGEDCVEVADGVPGIVPVRDSKVMDGPVLVIGAAAWTEFIGAVAE; encoded by the coding sequence ATGCGCGAGTACGACCTGAGCACTGCACGGTGGCGTAAGAGCACCTACAGCGGCGGCGACGGCGGGGAGTCGTGTGTCGAGGTCGCGTACGACTTCGCAGGCGCCGCCAGCTGGCGTAAGAGCAGCTACAGCGGCGGCGCTGGCGGGGAGGACTGCGTCGAGGTAGCCGACGGAGTCCCCGGCATCGTCCCCGTCCGGGACAGCAAGGTCATGGACGGGCCCGTGCTGGTGATCGGTGCGGCGGCCTGGACGGAGTTCATCGGCGCCGTAGCCGAGTAA
- a CDS encoding DUF1266 domain-containing protein — MAIWNPIRNLRKPKTARRYPVPLTMHQLWMVSLSAPVNRDGDASRTTLYPFTRIDDEKARRWLADQWEITSREALAGRLDGLARSGYRARARLRLGVEPLAWDAGLYVDISRRGFACGLLSEAEAWTALKNIVPAVARTYGSWKEYAEHYLLGRKVWLEGLQGRGDADLPAPQEASDAHLQALLDPMNKASPWNMAPWEAISHPDRAR; from the coding sequence ATGGCGATCTGGAACCCGATACGGAACCTTCGCAAGCCGAAGACGGCTCGCAGGTACCCCGTGCCGCTCACCATGCACCAGCTGTGGATGGTGTCGCTGAGCGCGCCCGTGAACCGCGACGGGGACGCCTCGCGGACGACGCTGTACCCCTTCACCCGCATCGACGACGAGAAGGCCCGGCGGTGGCTGGCCGACCAGTGGGAGATCACCTCGCGTGAGGCGCTGGCCGGCCGGCTCGACGGGCTCGCGCGGAGTGGTTACCGGGCGCGGGCGCGGCTGCGGCTCGGTGTCGAACCGCTGGCGTGGGACGCCGGGCTGTACGTGGACATCTCCCGGCGGGGCTTCGCGTGCGGGCTGCTGAGCGAAGCTGAGGCGTGGACCGCGCTCAAGAACATCGTCCCGGCGGTGGCGCGCACGTACGGCTCCTGGAAGGAGTACGCCGAGCACTATCTGCTGGGGCGGAAGGTGTGGCTCGAGGGCCTCCAGGGTCGAGGGGATGCCGACCTCCCGGCCCCCCAGGAGGCTTCCGACGCCCACCTGCAGGCCCTGCTGGACCCGATGAACAAGGCCAGCCCCTGGAACATGGCGCCTTGGGAGGCGATCAGCCATCCCGACCGCGCCCGCTGA
- a CDS encoding twitching motility protein PilT, whose amino-acid sequence MSALKPFVYDAGALIAAERNQVAFWRAHRSYLIAGGVPLVPAPVLAQAWRDGARQVQMARLVNGCDVPPLDHALARSVGELLGQAGVSDPVEGAVAVIAARLGARVFTSDPDDIQHLLDHLGPLGKQARVLPLR is encoded by the coding sequence GTGAGTGCCTTGAAACCCTTCGTGTACGACGCCGGGGCACTGATCGCCGCCGAGCGAAACCAAGTCGCCTTCTGGCGAGCCCACCGCTCCTACCTGATCGCTGGTGGCGTACCGCTCGTGCCCGCGCCCGTTCTGGCCCAGGCCTGGCGGGACGGAGCCCGTCAGGTGCAGATGGCACGCCTTGTCAACGGTTGCGACGTCCCACCGCTGGATCACGCCCTCGCTCGGAGCGTCGGTGAACTCCTGGGCCAGGCTGGTGTCTCGGACCCGGTGGAGGGTGCCGTCGCAGTGATCGCCGCGAGGCTCGGAGCCAGGGTGTTCACCTCGGACCCAGACGACATCCAGCATCTTCTGGACCACCTGGGCCCGCTCGGCAAGCAGGCCAGGGTCCTACCCCTGCGCTGA